ATGTGCCAATGACTGACTTAAAGCGTTCAGCAAAAACTGAACGTGACACATGCGACTGGGCGGCAAGCTCAGCAACAGACCATTCCCGGCCCGTGTCGCGATGAATGGCCAGAATAGCCCGGGCAAGTCGTGGATCACGTAACGCAGCGATAAGGCCAGCGGCGTTCTCACTGCCATTTTCGATCCATCCACGCACGATCATTGCAGCCGCCACTTCTGCAAGGCGTGCAAGAATGCCCGCGAAGCCCACGCGTCCGGAACAGATTTCAAATTTCATCGCGCCCATAATAGGGATCAGACCCGGATAGCGCTGTTCATTTGCCTCAACCACGATGGCCTGCGGCATCAGTTTACCAAGACCCTGCATGCCACCGAGATCGAACTCCATACAGCCATAAAACAGCACCGTGCTGGGTGTCGGATGCGAACTCGGACAAGTATTGATTCCGCTGACGGCCTCGCCTAAAGGAGCAGAGCCTAACGTGTCAATAGGCTGAAATGAACGGCTGACATCCGACAGAAGCTGATGATCCTCACCCTGTGGAATGAATACCATGCTTCCGGCGCTTAGCTCGTGCAACGTACCGTCGTGTGTGCGAAGCAGAGCAGTACCCACCGCGATGTAATGAAAATAGGCGTGTCCCGGTTTGTTGCTAAAGCCGACGCCAAACTCAGGGCCCGTCTGTAAACGGCGATACTGAACACCACGCAGGCGCATTTCCAGAAGCAGTTCACCGATCAGCTCAGATGACAGGGCAAAATGTTTATTCTCATGCATATTCGGGTTTTCGGGTAAAAAATCAGGATGTGGCATCATAGATCGTCCAGTTGTTCAACTCCAGAATAGGAGCTGTTATTTTTCCCCAGGAAGAGTGTGTTATGAGAATTGAAGCAACTGAAGATCTATCCGCTGGTTTGCAGAGTATTGAACCCAAAGAATCCGCATGGATGGCCGTCATTTCACTGACGATGGGCGTGTTTGGCTTGCTGACCGCAGAATATCTTCCTGCCAGCCTGTTGACCCCCATGGCTGCCGATCTCGGTGTGACCGAAGCGCTGGCTGGTCAGGCCGTGACGGTAACGGCTGTGGTGGCCTTATTTGCTGGCCTGACCGTTCCCCGCCTGACGCATAATTACGATCGCCGAACTGTTTTGCTTGGTTTT
This portion of the Erwinia sp. E602 genome encodes:
- a CDS encoding AraC family transcriptional regulator; the protein is MMPHPDFLPENPNMHENKHFALSSELIGELLLEMRLRGVQYRRLQTGPEFGVGFSNKPGHAYFHYIAVGTALLRTHDGTLHELSAGSMVFIPQGEDHQLLSDVSRSFQPIDTLGSAPLGEAVSGINTCPSSHPTPSTVLFYGCMEFDLGGMQGLGKLMPQAIVVEANEQRYPGLIPIMGAMKFEICSGRVGFAGILARLAEVAAAMIVRGWIENGSENAAGLIAALRDPRLARAILAIHRDTGREWSVAELAAQSHVSRSVFAERFKSVIGTSPLRYAREVRMRLAGHWIIHDKISIDTVALRLGYASQAAFSRAFKRINGYPPGAMRQRSARRSDTATE